Within Candidatus Babeliales bacterium, the genomic segment GGCATGTAAATATTCTGAGTGCCACTTTCTTTTATTTTCTCATTCAAGATAGCAACAATGTTTTCCCATAAAGCATAGCCATAAGGTTTAATCACGTATGAGCCGCGTGTTGGGCTTACGGGGTCTACCAGATCTGCTTGGGAAATAACTTCGTGGTACCACTCGGCAAAATTTTCATTAATATTTGGTAGTTTGGTCATAATTTAGCTATATAGTTATTTAACGGCACTGTTCATAGTACGTATCCAGCAGTATACCATTATTTTTTCTTTGTTAAAAGCTCTGCCATGCGTGTAATTGCCGGGTTAGCGGTATAGTTACTATTCATTGAATCAGCAACTCTAATGCGCACACCATTTTTCGCTGTTTCATCCGGTACAAAAAACGCAGTAACCCAATGCGCAACTGCTCTACGACCACCATCGGTAGATCTCATGGCTCGGTCATTATTTGCAGTATTTAACAAAATACCAAAAGGCTCTTTTTTTTCTCTGAATGCTTGATAACGCTCACACAAGCCACCATTTGCCATAACTTCAAGACCTCCAGCCTCTTGAAAATCTGCCAAATTTTGTCGACTGTCTTCTTGAGCTAAGAAATTTACATTTTCTAATCCGGCGATTTGAACCAGATCTGCCCACTGCTGAGATAACTGATATGTAGCAAGATTTTCTTGATTTCTTAAAAATGCGAGTCTATTTCTATCTTCCCCAAGGTTATCCAAACGAGTCTCTAATGCACGCCACTGAGCTAAGAAATCTAAATCACAAACATTGCGTAAAGCATCTTGTGCGGGAATAAGAACAATGCGATGTTCTTGATCAAGCTTAAACTTTGCAATTAATTCTTGTAAAGATTGCTCATCTAACGCTTCTCCAAGATTTTGAGACTTTCTCCATTCTGTCCAGGCGTTAAGGTGCTCTTTCAAACGATCTTTATCATTAAGAAGTTTTTCTATTTCTTCTTCGCTGCTACCATTACTCAAAATAAGCTGATTATGAAGTGCATGAAATGAGCAGGTAAAACCACTCTGAGCAGGAACTCTAAATTGTTTAACATCAAAAAGCCTATTCAAATTTTTAAATCGTCGATGCTCTTCAAGCTTTGGCAAAATATAGAAATAAGTAATTAAGCCCCCGATGATTAATAATGTTGCCCCAACAAATAATTTATGTGTGCAAACAAACTCCCAAGGGCGATAAATAGTAAAATCGACCGCATCATCCAAAAGACTAATCCGAAATAACTCTTCAGCTTCTAAGCACATTGCAAGTTGTTGATTAAATCTAATAATTTGATTAAAAAGGCTTAGGTCATCAAACGTAAGATTGTCTTTTCGTTTCAAGCAATACTCTGTTATAGCCTTGTTAAACTTTTCCATTTGTATACTAAAAGCACGCAAATGACGTGGTTTAATATTATCAATACCATTAAAGTGATTGCATAAATTAACAAACTTATATTTTATTTCGGGATTTTTAGATAAACATCCGCTATTAAATCCATCTACTATATTGCTAAACAGATCTTTTGATTCTTGAATAAATTTAACTACATTATCGTGAATTTGCTGGTCTGATTCAGTTGCTTCTTGTTCATTAATATCAATAAGGGACTCAATTCCTTGCAAAACCTTATACAAACTCAGGTCTTCAATAACAATGTTGTATGATTTTTTACGCTGATAAATCTGAGCCGCGCTGGGATGAACATTGACATGTGCTTCTTTTTCTGCGGCAAAAGCCTGACCCATTGAAATAGCCAAAAAGAAAACTAGTCGTATGTTTTTTATTTTCATGAGATCCCTTTACTGAATTTGTTACATCTTGTTTTCTCATTAGATTAGAATATAATGAGTGCAACAATTTAATCAATAATCTGGCAAAAAACAAACTTTGTATAAAATGATGCGAAATCGCTTCATAATCTGACTTGTTTTGCGCATTGTGTAATTAAAAACTAAGGCACAAATAATGACACAACACGAGAAAAAACCTGGTAGGCTCTTTGTTATTTCTGCACCATCTGGTGGTGGTAAAACTTCTCTTACCAATTGTGTCATAGAAAAACTTAGTTCAAGTATCTCTCTAGAAAAAGTAGCTACCTACACCTCTCGCTTGCCACGTTTTAATGAAAAAAACGGAAAAGACTATTACTTTGTTTCTCGAACCGACTTTATGAAAAAAAGAGAAGATGGTTTTTTTTTGGAAACGACCGAATATAATGGTGAGTTTTATGGCTCTCCTGCTTCAATTATTACCGATCTAAAGAAAGGTAAATCGCTTATTTTGGTTGCTGATTGGGATGGAGCAAAAAAAATACTTAGTCTCATCGAAAACCCAGTTTTAATTTGGATTGTACCACCAAGTCTTGACGCTCTTAAAAAGCGTATCGAAGCGCGTGGCACTGAAAAAGCTGAACAAATTGAAGCGCGCATTAAACTTGCCAAAGTTGAGCTTATGCACGAACGTATTAGCAAGATCTTTAATTACTGGGTTTTTAACGACAATTTTGAGCGTGCAACCCAAGAAATCATCTCAATTATTCAAAAGGAATTGGTTCAATAGAGATCTTCTTAGTTTTTTTACTAAGCAATTCATCTTGATAAAACAAATATAATCCAATAGTTATCAGGCCAAGCGAGGCAAAAGTTTGCCAGGCAAGCGTTCCCCCCATAAATAACCAATCATATAATGTTCCAAAGCATGGGCATAAAAAACCCGAAAACGATAAGAACGTTATTGAATATCGTTGTAAAAGCCAAGAATACATATTATAGAAAACAATATTTGCCGTAAGAATTAATAAAAATACCCACATCATAAATGGCCAAAAATCTTTAATTGGCGAAGAAAATCCTTCAAATACTGCTGATGTTGCAAGACTCATAATGCCGCCCATAAACATGGCAACACCGTTAATCAAACCAAAACTGTAGCCTTTTTTCATCAGCTGACTTACCAAAAACCATGCATAGGTTGCCGAAACAACGGCAATCATTAAAACACCTTCAGGAAGTGAAACACGCCACAACTCCATAGACCATTCACTGCCCGATGCCTGAGCCAATAATGTTGGCATAAGCCCACCAATACCAATCATAACACCCAAAAGTTTTTTAAAACTCAAGCGCTCTTTGAGTAAAAAATATGATAAGAGTGCGGCGATAAAAGGCGTTGCTGAATAAATGATAGTAGTTTTCAAAGCAGAAACATATTGCAATGACCAAAACTCAAGTACAAAAGCCAAATAAATATGAAAAATTGTTGTTTTGAAAAAAAGGAACCAATCTTCTCGTTTTGGCAGAGCTGTTTTACGATTCAAAAAAAACTGACTGCCCCATAATAAACTTCCTGCAATAATCATACGAAAACCAATAAGAAAACAGGGCTTAGCATATGAAACGGCTTCTTTTGCAAAAATGAAAGTACTTGCAAGAATTGCATATAAAATCACCACTAAAATCATAGCTTTCCCTTTGGTTGAATTTTCTAAATCCTGGAACGATACAAAGAATAACAGCCTAACAAAATTATACTAGGTATTCCATAGAAACATACCAGCGAAAATAATGGCGCAGCAATAAAAATACCGCCAAGCGCTGTGCAGCAATACATGCCTAAAAATAGGATACCACTTAACAGTAAAGAGCTTACCATTTCATATTTCTTTTTGCGTACAAAAAACAGCAAAAAGATTGCTAGTAAAGGCATAATAAATTGCCACAAGCTTTGAGAAAGCCGTTTGTGTAATTCAATAAATACATGCGGATTAGTATCTTTTTCTTCGCATAACCGTTTATAGGACCACAACTTAAGATGATAATCAAAACTATTTGC encodes:
- the gmk gene encoding guanylate kinase, which encodes MTQHEKKPGRLFVISAPSGGGKTSLTNCVIEKLSSSISLEKVATYTSRLPRFNEKNGKDYYFVSRTDFMKKREDGFFLETTEYNGEFYGSPASIITDLKKGKSLILVADWDGAKKILSLIENPVLIWIVPPSLDALKKRIEARGTEKAEQIEARIKLAKVELMHERISKIFNYWVFNDNFERATQEIISIIQKELVQ
- a CDS encoding DMT family transporter; this encodes MILVVILYAILASTFIFAKEAVSYAKPCFLIGFRMIIAGSLLWGSQFFLNRKTALPKREDWFLFFKTTIFHIYLAFVLEFWSLQYVSALKTTIIYSATPFIAALLSYFLLKERLSFKKLLGVMIGIGGLMPTLLAQASGSEWSMELWRVSLPEGVLMIAVVSATYAWFLVSQLMKKGYSFGLINGVAMFMGGIMSLATSAVFEGFSSPIKDFWPFMMWVFLLILTANIVFYNMYSWLLQRYSITFLSFSGFLCPCFGTLYDWLFMGGTLAWQTFASLGLITIGLYLFYQDELLSKKTKKISIEPIPFE